A window of Piliocolobus tephrosceles isolate RC106 chromosome 13, ASM277652v3, whole genome shotgun sequence contains these coding sequences:
- the MS4A15 gene encoding membrane-spanning 4-domains subfamily A member 15 isoform X3, with product MSTAPTSNGVFVVIPPSNASGLRPPPAILPTSMCQPPGIMQFEEPPPGAQTPRATQPPDLQPEETFLTGQPKVLGTVQILVGLIYLGFGSVLLMVRRGHVGMFFIEGGVPFWGGACFIISGSLSVVAEKNHASCLVRSSLGTNILSAMVAFAGTAILLLDFGVTNWDGDRGYLAVLTIFTILEFFIAVIATHFGCQATCAQVNAPVIFLPNAFSADFNIPSPAASPPPAYDNVAYMPRESSE from the exons ATGTCTACAGCTCCCACCAGCAATGGGGTGTTTGTCGTCATCCCGCCAAGCAATGCCAGTGGCCTCCGCCCACCTCCAGCCATTCTGCCCACATCCATGTGCCAACCTCCAGGGATTATGCAGTTTGAGGAGCCACCGCCAGGGGCACAGACACCAAGGGCCACACAGCCACCTGACTTACAGCCAGAGGAGACATTCCTGACAGGACAGCCCAAAGTTTTGGGG ACGGTGCAGATCCTCGTCGGCCTCATCTACCTGGGCTTTGGCAGCGTGCTGCTCATGGTTCGCCGCGGGCACGTGGGCATGTTCTTCATCGAGGGCGGTGTCCCCTTCTGGGGAGGAGCCTGC TTCATCATCTCCGGATCCCTCTCAGTGGTAGCCGAGAAAAACCACGCCAGCTGCCTG gtgaggagcagcctgggcaccaaCATCCTCAGCGCTATGGTGGCCTTTGCTGGGACAGCCATTCTGCTCCTGGATTTTGGTGTTACTAACTGG GATGGGGACAGGGGTTATCTGGCCGTGCTTACTATCTTCACTATCCTGGAGTTCTTCATCGCAGTCATTGCCACTCACTTCGGGTGCCAAGCCACCTGCGCCCAGGTCAACGCG CCTGTGATCTTCCTGCCAAACGCCTTCAGCGCAGACTTCAACATCCCCAGCCCGGCAGCCTCTCCACCCCCTGCCTATGACAATGTGGCATATATGCCCAGGGAGTCATCTGAGTAG
- the MS4A15 gene encoding membrane-spanning 4-domains subfamily A member 15 isoform X2 has protein sequence MSTAPTSNGVFVVIPPSNASGLRPPPAILPTSMCQPPGIMQFEEPPPGAQTPRATQPPDLQPEETFLTGQPKVLGFIISGSLSVVAEKNHASCLVRSSLGTNILSAMVAFAGTAILLLDFGVTNWDGDRGYLAVLTIFTILEFFIAVIATHFGCQATCAQARAPVIFLPNAFSADFNIPSPAASPPPAYDNVAYMPRESSE, from the exons ATGTCTACAGCTCCCACCAGCAATGGGGTGTTTGTCGTCATCCCGCCAAGCAATGCCAGTGGCCTCCGCCCACCTCCAGCCATTCTGCCCACATCCATGTGCCAACCTCCAGGGATTATGCAGTTTGAGGAGCCACCGCCAGGGGCACAGACACCAAGGGCCACACAGCCACCTGACTTACAGCCAGAGGAGACATTCCTGACAGGACAGCCCAAAGTTTTGGGG TTCATCATCTCCGGATCCCTCTCAGTGGTAGCCGAGAAAAACCACGCCAGCTGCCTG gtgaggagcagcctgggcaccaaCATCCTCAGCGCTATGGTGGCCTTTGCTGGGACAGCCATTCTGCTCCTGGATTTTGGTGTTACTAACTGG GATGGGGACAGGGGTTATCTGGCCGTGCTTACTATCTTCACTATCCTGGAGTTCTTCATCGCAGTCATTGCCACTCACTTCGGGTGCCAAGCCACCTGCGCCCAG GCCAGGGCA CCTGTGATCTTCCTGCCAAACGCCTTCAGCGCAGACTTCAACATCCCCAGCCCGGCAGCCTCTCCACCCCCTGCCTATGACAATGTGGCATATATGCCCAGGGAGTCATCTGAGTAG
- the MS4A15 gene encoding membrane-spanning 4-domains subfamily A member 15 isoform X1, with protein MSTAPTSNGVFVVIPPSNASGLRPPPAILPTSMCQPPGIMQFEEPPPGAQTPRATQPPDLQPEETFLTGQPKVLGTVQILVGLIYLGFGSVLLMVRRGHVGMFFIEGGVPFWGGACFIISGSLSVVAEKNHASCLVRSSLGTNILSAMVAFAGTAILLLDFGVTNWDGDRGYLAVLTIFTILEFFIAVIATHFGCQATCAQARAPVIFLPNAFSADFNIPSPAASPPPAYDNVAYMPRESSE; from the exons ATGTCTACAGCTCCCACCAGCAATGGGGTGTTTGTCGTCATCCCGCCAAGCAATGCCAGTGGCCTCCGCCCACCTCCAGCCATTCTGCCCACATCCATGTGCCAACCTCCAGGGATTATGCAGTTTGAGGAGCCACCGCCAGGGGCACAGACACCAAGGGCCACACAGCCACCTGACTTACAGCCAGAGGAGACATTCCTGACAGGACAGCCCAAAGTTTTGGGG ACGGTGCAGATCCTCGTCGGCCTCATCTACCTGGGCTTTGGCAGCGTGCTGCTCATGGTTCGCCGCGGGCACGTGGGCATGTTCTTCATCGAGGGCGGTGTCCCCTTCTGGGGAGGAGCCTGC TTCATCATCTCCGGATCCCTCTCAGTGGTAGCCGAGAAAAACCACGCCAGCTGCCTG gtgaggagcagcctgggcaccaaCATCCTCAGCGCTATGGTGGCCTTTGCTGGGACAGCCATTCTGCTCCTGGATTTTGGTGTTACTAACTGG GATGGGGACAGGGGTTATCTGGCCGTGCTTACTATCTTCACTATCCTGGAGTTCTTCATCGCAGTCATTGCCACTCACTTCGGGTGCCAAGCCACCTGCGCCCAG GCCAGGGCA CCTGTGATCTTCCTGCCAAACGCCTTCAGCGCAGACTTCAACATCCCCAGCCCGGCAGCCTCTCCACCCCCTGCCTATGACAATGTGGCATATATGCCCAGGGAGTCATCTGAGTAG